The Cognaticolwellia beringensis genome segment AGCCAAATATTTATCGTGCGAATATTGCATAAAAGTATGGATGTTAGCTCCGCACTCTAGAAAAATATAACGCCCCATTAAGAGGCGAGTAATAACTTGCTAAAATGTGAAACGAAGTGGAACCGAGCAAGCTGTTACGAGTCCGACTTGAAAACCCTTGTTATGTTTATTTATGCTTACCTTGGTTTATAGTTTTTGTTGCTACTTCTTTATTTACTTTATGGCTTATTTCATCATCATATTTTTGTGAGTTGATACTATCTGCGTGACCCCGCCCAGCTAATGCAGAAAAACCTAATAAGAATAGAACTCCAGAAACAATCGCGAATAAAAAACTCTCAAACAATAGGTCTGTTATAGCTAGAGCATTTGGGTTTGAGCCAGTAGTCTCTTGAATTAAATAACCCAAAAAACCAACAGCAGCGCCAATGTAAAATCCATTTCGTCGTTTTCCTAAGTTCACATGGCTCCCGATAAACATAACGCCTAATTAACAGGCAAAAAGTAGTTGGCTAAAATAGGTGAACGGAGTGAACAAAAAGCCAACTTTTTTTTGTCCTTGTTTAATTTCTTGTTAGCTTTCTATTCAAATACACTCTGAATCAGCTGATATTATTGCGCCGTAGATATTGTGTTCACCTTCTAATACAACTTTTCCTTGTTCAACGAAAGTGACTAACATTTTGCCATTTTCTATGCGATGAATAGAAGGCTTAGCTATATTACCAAAGTCATGTTGAACAACTAATTCTTCATTACCTAACCCACCATTAATATTTATACATTTACGCCACAAGGACAAACCTTTTCCTTCCTGAATAGGGTAAACATAATAAATATCAATATTACCATCAAGCCTTAGAATAGCTTTGGCATCATGAACAGTATCATCCGTTAGGGTAATAGGAGTATATTCACTCCATGTTTGACCATAGTTATTAGAGACTCTAAAGTGTGATTTGGTGATATAAATAGGCTTTCCGTTGGGTTTTTCTTTACTTGAACGGAACGACTTTTGAAAGAGATAAAGTAGCTTTCCATCAGAGAAAGATGAAAGGTGAGGCATAAAGCCAGTATTTCCGATATATCTCGGTGTTTCAAATTTAACACCATCTTTACTGATTGAAAAATACAATTTACAACATTTTTTATCGGTATAAACAAGAGCAACATTGTTATTCTTCATTACAGACCATCGAGCATTACTTGATGATGATAAAGGTACTTCTAATGATATTTTTTCTTGTTCTACGAGAGCAGAATCTTTAAATTTTGCTCTATAAGCAATAGCTTCAGAATTAAATCCATTTGATTCAATAAAATATAGCCAATCAACTCCATCTATTATTACGTGACTTATAGAAGATCGAATCAATGTTTTTTTATTGGGTAAAACAACTTTAGCGGTATCAAAATAAATCTTTTCGTTTAATACGTTTAACTCTGAATAGTGCAAATCTCCTTCATTCATTTCAAATCCTTTCCAAGATTCATAGACTAGAGTACTTGTATCTTTACTTTGAATTAGAGCACTAATATATTGAATTTCTGGCGGGTATTCGATTCGAGAAATACTTTCTTTCTGTAAAGGCAGTTCGTTTGCAGATAACGAAAACATGCCAATCATAAAAGTAATTAAAATGAATAACTGTTTTCTAACAGATTTATGACTGCACTGCATGATGGTTCATCCTTGAAAGCTAACGCCCCAATAAGAGGCTAAAAATTGTTGGCCAAAATCAGCGAGGCACGAGCATGGCCAACTGTTTTTAGTCCTGCTTGATTGCCTTGTTAGTAGTATTTTACTCCGCTCAAGTTTCTTTTTGGGATTTACGTCTTTTAATAAGACCTAAAGATAAAAATACTATAGAAGAAATTAAGAACACGGTTGAGCCGATAACATCCTGCTCGATTACGTTATAAGCCAAACCTATAGCCATAATAAAAGATGCACCGAAATAAGATTTAAATTGAGATGACGAGTTTTTATTCATTAACACTACCCTTTGATTGAATGCAGAAACTTTAATACTACTAACGCCCAAATAATGGGCTAAAAATTGTTGGCTAAAATAAGCGACGCAGGAGCAAAAGCCAACTGTTTTTAGTCCTGATTGATTTGCTTGTTATGTTTTCTTTAACTCTTCAGATAAAACATCTTCCATTGTTGCTTTCTGAGGCAATTGCCTCTCTAGTATGTCGACTAGCTCACCATATTTGGGTGAACCGCCAAGTTGAGGTGACATAATAGTAAGAAAGACTATCAGGAATGCCAAATACGTAAACTTATCACCTGACAGTGCGCCAAAGAGCATTGCTAAAAGAGCACCAACCATTACAGTGAATAAAACAGGTTGTATAAATTTACTTTTGTTTCGTGATTTAATAGCAGCTTTAATAACTGCAACTTCTTTTTGGGTCATATCCATTGCCAAATACTCCTGAAAACATAACGCCTAATTAACAGGCAAAAAGTAGTTGGCTAAAGTGTTGAACGGAGTGAAAACAGCCAACTGTATTTTTTCCGTTTGAAGCGCTTGTTATACAAAGTTCACGCTACTCTGCCAGTAGAACATCCATTCTCTTTTTTAAGAAGTGGTTTAACAACTTTTGACCACCATCAAATATAGTTTTAAATGGCATATCTTTGAATTCGGATTTTAGTTTATCAAAAACTTCTTTATTATTAAGAGTAGCGGCAAAGTCATGTCCTTTTTGGCTGAGCCTCATAGAGACATCAATGATGTATCGGTTACTTTTATTACTGCCTATTCCAAGAGACTCGAGGTTATAACATTCTTGTTTTTCATTTGTTATAAGATCATTATCAATGCAAAGTTGCATATGAAAAATAAACTTCTCATTCAGGTTATCTTCAATACCGACTTCAACACCTGATTCAATGAGATCTTTATAAGTAATATGTGCACTTTCTGATTCTAGAAATGCCGAAAATAGTGATTTGTAAAACTCTAGGTCAATTTTCACCGTAACTCTCCATGTTTGTATAACGCCTAATTAACAGGCAAAAAACTGTTGGTTAAAATAAGCGACGCAGGAGCAAAAACCAACTGTTTTTTGTCCTTGTTTAATTTCTTGTTAGGTTAACAGTTGTACACCCAAGCCAATAGAACTAATTACTATGCCGCTTAATGTTAAATATTGCTGTGTTTCGGCTTTGACCAATATCGGCGATTGAATATCTGTTAAAGCAGATTTAAAAGGTATAAAAAATATTTTAGGAATTAAACCAGCACCAAATAAAGTTATTGCTACACCTGTTGAAATAGCTAAATTACTCAAGTTAGTTTGAGAATTGAAAAAGCTATACCAACCAGTTCCAAGAAACAAAAAACTAGCTCCCCAACAAAAAACGACAACTAACTTTTCTTTTAATAGTAAATTACCCACCGAACTCTCCTTGTTAACCTAACGCCCAAATAATGGGCAAATAAATAGTTGGCTATACTGTGCGAGGCACGAGTGCGGCCAACTGTTTTTTGTCCTGATTGATTTGCTTGTTATGTGTTTACTGCACTACTAGCATTTATATCGATTAGAACGCGCTGTATAAAATGCGCGCATGCTCCAATAGTAAAAATTGGAGCAATATAGAACAATAAATAATTTAATTGATTATCACCTGAAAAAAATGAGATTAGTTGTATAAATATAATTGGTATAAATACTAAAAAAATAGCAAAACCCGTGTGTTTTTTAACAATACGCTTTATTTCACTATCCGTGATTAAGTTCATAGGTACATCCTTTTAAAAATTGCGTAGATGAGTTATATGCCTAACATCAAAAACACATAACGCCCAAATAATGGGCTAAAAATAGTGGGCTAAAATGGAGCGAAGCGAACAGCCCGCTGTTTTTAGTCCTGATTAATTTGCTTGTTAGGTACCGTTACTACTTGATTAGACGCTATATAATATAAACCAACCGCAGCAACATTTAAACCTAGCCCCCACGATTGACCATTAAATATACTAAAACTAAAGTCACTACCCATGTTGTATAGAAAATTAAAACCACCCGAATGAAATAGACCTGATAAAGAGAAACCAGCAGCAATTTTATACACTAATATTGGTGAGGAAACCCAAGGTATTTGGAGTAAAAAGGTAATTTTAAGATGTTTATTCTTTTCATTATTTGATGCGAAAAGCAAGCCTGCATAGATAAAGTAGCCAAACAAGGTTAAAGCAGATCCAAAAATCAAAAAATGCCCTAGCGTGAAGTAGGAAACTTTTAACAACTCCCCAAGTACAATAGAGACTCCCATGAAGCCTCCGCCAATGCTTGCAATTATTAATAATGCTTCCAGTTTTCGATTCATCCGTGAGGTACCTAACGCCGCAATAAACGGCTAAGTAATAGTTGGCTAAAATGTGAAGCGAAGCGGAACCGAGCCAACTGTTACGTGTCCGTTATTTAATTGCCTTGTTAGGTGCTTTTTACGTACTTATCCAATATAGCGAAAAGCTCTTCTGAGTTTTCGATATGAACAGGTATGTATATTTCACCTTTCTTACCTGCGTCTACTACGACTACAGGCATCCCATTGCTATTGAATGGAAAAGCCTTTTCAATATCGCTTAAATTAAATTGTCTTTTAAATAACCAATAATTTCTACCGCTAATAACATCATCATTAATAGTGACATGTGCACATTTTAATAAAGCACTAATAACATAGGCAAAAGTTAGGCTAAATAAGTAAATTAATACGAAAGCTATAGGTACTTGAACAAGCTTAATATGTTCGAAAGTAATACTTACACTGAAGCCCGTTGAAACAAACCTAATAAGCATTAATGCTATGAACCCAAATGCCAAAATATAAAAAAGTTGGCGTGTCATATGCTTTGCCAACTCTCTCCATTTCACCTTGTAAATTACCAACGAACTCTCCATAGCACCTAACGCCCAAATAACAGGCTAAAAATAGTGGGCTAAAATGGAGCGAAGCGAACAGCCCGCTGTTTTTAGTCCTTGTTGATTTGCTTGTTAGTTGCTGATGCTCCGAACTTTTTTAAGACACGATACCATCAACAACCACGGAAAAAGATAACACTACATTGAGCTACAATACATGAAAGTGAGAACGCTGAAAAATAGCGGTAAAACCTAGACACTTCCTGTGATTGATAACTACTAACTTAAATGCTGATAAAAACCTGTAACCACGCCTTTAAAAAGCACCTAAATTGTCTAGCAAACTAACAGCTTATTAGACGGATAATCCCCCACTTTCCACAAGTAAAGTTTCCATCTAATGAATATTTATTCAAATCAATATACATAACTTAATATTATTATTCAATACGTTATTGTTAGGCACTGAATAAATCGATGTAGAAAGTCAGGTTTAATCTGCCTTTCTACAATAAAGTGGGAAATACAGCTATACTGTACAAATAAACAGTGTATATTTTAATTATTAAGGAATAATGATGAAATCTGAATTTCTCTCGCACATTAAAGAAACAATGTGGACCAGACGCTATGCTAAACGTACTATTGAGTCATATTTGTATTGGATTAAAGCTTACATAATTTTTATTGGCAAAATTCACCCTAAAGATTGCCATGATAAGGAAGTTGAAAGATTTTTAAGTTACCTTTCAAATAATTTAAATCTTGCGCCAAAATCTCAAGCACTAGCATTAAACTCTGTTAACTACTTGTATAAGCATATTTTGAGTAAACCGCTTAGCCTTGATTTGCGCTTTAATAAATCTAGGGTAAACCCAAAACTACCCACTGTATTAACCACCCTAGAAGTAAAATCACTTTTATCGACTATAAATATAAATCACCTTTTACTTTGCCAATTAATGTATGGCAGTGGCTTGAGATTAATGGAGGCTGTGCGCTTAAGGGTACAAGATATAAATTTTGACTATCACTGTATCGAGGTATGGAACGGCAAAGGCGGTAAACACAGAACGGTTACCTTAGCAACTGAACTGACTACGGCACTCAAAGAGCAAATATCGCTGGTAAAGTCTTACTATGTATTAGATATAAGGAATGATGATTACTCTGGCGTATAGTTGCCTTTTGCTTTAGCAAGAAAATATCCAAGTGCTGCGAACACATTGAATTGGCATTATTTATTCCCTTCTAGTCGATTATCTTTAGACCCTGAAGTCAATAAGTTAAGGCGACATCATATAAATGAAACAGTGATTCAAAAGGCAGTAAAAACAGCTTCAAAGAAATCAAATATAAATAAAAACGTGACTTGCCATACTTTACGGCACTCATTTGCAACGCATTTACTTCAAAGAGGTGCCGACATTCGAACGGTACAAGAACAATTGGGACATAGTGACATTAGAACAACGCAAATATATACCCATGTGATAGAACGCGGTGCAAATGGTGTTACAAGCCCTTTATCAACTTTAATATAAGTTAAATAAGCGGTGATATTTTTAAGAAAAAATTTAGGTAAGCAATAATTAAACTGTAGTTAAACGGCTTAAGATTTTTTAGATTATTAAATTTTATTTAGAGGTGTTTTCTTTGGTGTTTTCTTTGGGATTTTCTTTAGGTATTTCTTTGGAATTTTTTTAGGTAATTACATGAGATTTTAAGTTGTCACTGATAAAAATTCAAATAAATTGGCGGAGTGGACGGGACTCGAACCCGCGACCCCCGGCGTGACAGGCCGGTATTCTAACCAACTGAACTACCACTCCGCGTATTTATTTCTGTAAATTTTGAAAGGATTTACAACCTTTGAAACAATTGGCGGAGTGGACGGGACTCGAACCCGCGACCCCCGGCGTGACAGGCCGGTATTCTAACCAACTGAACTACCACTCCACACATCTTGCTTCTGTAAATTTTGAAAGGACTTACAACCTTTGAAACAATTGGCGGAGTGGACGGGACTCGAACCCGCGACCCCCGGCGTGACAGGCCGGTATTCTAACCAACTGAACTACCACTCCACACATCTTGCTTCTGTAAATTTTGAAAGGACTTACAACCTTTGAAACAATTGGCGGAGTGGACGGGACTCGAACCCGCGACCCCCGGCGTGACAGGCCGGTATTCTAACCAACTGAACTACCACTCCACACATCTTGCTTCTGTAAATTTTGAAAGGACTTACAACCTTTGGATTAATTGGCGGAGTGGACGGGACTCGAACCCGCGACCCCCGGCGTGACAGGCCGGTATTCTAACCAACTGAACTACCACTCCACACATTAATCGCTGCTTTCAACAACAACTCGTTGAATGCGGCGGGAATAATACGGTTAAGATTCGATGCCGTCAACCAGTTTTTTTCATTCATTTGTTTATATGCCTAATTGATGAACAATCAGACGTTTTTAACAGCAAAACTGGCAAATAAATAACATTACTTGATATTATTTTTACTTTTTACGACGTATAAAAATAAACATAAGCGCTGCGATTACGATCACTAGAGTGTTTCCGCCAACAATATACCAAAGTGTTTCTTGTTGTTTGTCGGCAATTTTAGCTTCTTGCGCTGCTTTTGATTTTGCTAATGCTTGTGCGAGCTTTTCAGCTTCTTCAGCGGCATTAGCTATTGATCGAGCCTTTTTTTGCTCAGCAGTTAAATTATTATCGCCATTAAGTTTTGATATAGCTGTTCCTTCTGAACGCTCTACATTAAAAGTAAACTCAGGCAAAATAGCGCGAAACTCTCTGCCATTTATTGTATCGCCAAACACACCTATTTTTATACGATGCACTCCAGGTTCAGTGAAGGCTATTTTATAAGTACGTTTTAAGCCTTGCTCCTGAGTAACCGTAAAAGGTTCAACCTGTCGGTCTGGAAAGGTAATTTTCCCCTGAATTAAAATACTATCTGCTTTGACAAAGCTGTCATCAATGGTAAATGTAGCAATATGAGCACCATTTTCATCTTCGGTGGTTGCTACTGCTATGCTTATAGGGTTTTTCTGCACTACAATCGGCTTTTGCCTTAGCTCTCTTGTGGCCATTGGCATTCTAACAATGTATATAGGCTCCCACTCGCCAGGTGCAAAGTCTAATTCAAACTCGCCGGTAAATAAGCTGTCACTTGCGTGTTCGTCTAGGTCTCTGCCGTCATCACGAAATGACGCAAGTTTAACCGGCTCTGCGCCAAAGTTGTCATAGGCAGAGTTATTGGTACTAAAAAAGTCAACATCGAGTGTTAAAACGTTTTTGAATGAGGGATTGTCAATGGCCATTTCACCATTGAATAAACGCCCCGACATTTTCAGTGTTTCGCCTTGTAATATGATTTCAGGTAACGGGGTTACTTCAAGTCTAATTTCTGATACCACCATAATTTTACTATTCGGTTGCACCTCTCCTATGACTTGCCATGGGCCGATCATGGGTGATTTAATTTTAACCATATCAAACGTGCTGTCATCAAACCATTGCACTTTATCTTCAGGATAATTGTTAATGTTTAATTTAGACCCATCGGGTCTAACAAGAATAATGGGTTGAGCGCCACTGCGATGGTAAAATAATAAGGTGACTTCATCGAGTTGCTCGTCAATACGAAAGCGGTTGTCAAAATATGGGATTTGGTTGGTAACATTGTCGTCGACGTAATATTCAATTTCAGCCGGCATTTGCTGTGCATGCGCGCTTAGGCTAAATGTTAACGCGATTAATGCTTTAGGGAGAAGGTTTTTAAATAGCATTCTAGGGCAATACAAACTGCTGTTAAGTTTTGTGGTTTTTATTGTGCTTATTTCAACCCTATCTATTTCAACCCTATCTATTTCAACCATAGTGGCGAAGCCCCTTTGTCATTAACAATTGCTAAACGGTTTTCGTGCTCTGTTAGTTCATCGGCAGTAGCAGCCAAAACCTTTAATTTAGGGCGGTCATTAGTCACTCGACGAATCGCGTTTGCATCACTACCTTGTCCTTCACCTTGATTTAAATTAAAAGTTGCTTGTTTACGGGTCATTTCAATGTAAACAAATGCCAATAACTGTGCATCGATTAATGCACCGTGATAAGTACGGTCAATTAATTTATCAACCTTATAAAAGCGGGCTAAATAATCTAAGGTTTTCGGTGAGCCAAACTCGTCTTTTGAGACTTTCAAAGTATCGGTGACACTACAAATGTCAGCAGTTTTAGGCATACCAGGCATCATTGCAAATTCATGATCCATAAAACCAACATCGAACTTGGCATTATGAATGACTAAACGAGCGCCTTTGATAAAGTCTACAAATTCATGACCTATTTGTTCAAACCTGGGTTTGTCGCGTAAATAGTCGTCGGTTAAGCCATGAATATTGATAACTTCTTGGTCCATTACCATCTGCATGCCGTGCGCCATTGGCTTAACATACACATGATAACTTCTACCTGTTAACTGACGGTTGATCATTTCAACACAACCAATTTCAACAATACGATGCCCTTCACGAGGATTAATACCTGTGGTTTCAGTATCCAGAATGATCAGTCGTTCGTCTTGTGTGTTTTCTTCAATCAATTTCTAACCCTTTAGTTTTTCGATGTTTACGAGTGTTATTTTCAGGTAAAGCTTCAGGAAACTCTGCAATGTTAATGGTAAATCTTTTACTACTTAAAATATAGGTAACAGCGGATATTACCACTAAACAATGCATCAGTATCCAGGCTAATGACTGTAACTGCCATACAAAATAACCTAACACGCCAATCGTCAAATCAAATATTAACGCTAAAATAAGTAAAAATTTACACTTTTGCCAGCAAGTTCGAACCCAAGTTTGCGCTTTAGGTCGCCGTAAACTTAAAATAAGCACAATAAATAAGCCGATAACACCCGAAGCTAAGTTCAAATAAAACAGCGCAGTCTGTGGGTATACCCATTGAACGAAACCCACGTTATCACGCATATTGGTTACCGACATTATCCAAATAATGTAGGCGCGCAATACAAACAATAAAATGACATATATACCGGGTGCTAATTTTAAACAGTCAAAATTATCAAAGTGTTTTGGCAAATAGTTAGCGTAATATTTGGCTGACATAAGCGTTTATTTATCGCTAACGTTTTGATTAATTTTTTCGGCGATAGTACTTTTTGAATGCCTTAATGCAAATTCATGATCTAAATACTGTTGCCCCAGTGTTATTGCTTTTACCGCTTTTGAGCGAAATTCTCGATTGTACAAGGTATAAACCACAAATAAGCTGGCCAATATAAAAGTCACCGGATGAAAAAACCAACATAACGCCGCAATAGAGAAATAGTAAGAACGCAGTCCATAATTAAAAGCATGAGCAGCTTGATCTTGCACTATGGCCATTTGTTCAGCGTATTTATTTAGATTTTCATTCTCACCGCTGTCATCGAATGGACACGCGCCGATCATGACATTAACAAAGCCATATTGTCTTAACGACCAAGTAAAATGTAAAAATGCCATCACAAAAATAAGTGCCAGTAAACTCAGCTTTAATTGCACCATGGCATGGTTCGGCGCTTCGGTATAAGGGATTGAGCCGATAACTGACTCAAGTCTATCAACTTGAGCAAATAACGTTAAAACACCGGCCAATATTAACAAGGTTGACGAGGCAAAAAAGGCAATATTGCGCTCTAAGTTTGCAAGCAGTGCCGCTTCCCCAACGCGAATGTCGCGACCAATAACTTCATACATCCAATGAATGCGATGCTGATGCAAGCATCTTGCAACACAATTAGTTGTTTTTGCTTTTTTACGTGCAAAGCCAGTGTATCCAGCCCAACAAATAAAAAAACAGCTTAACGCGATCACATCAAGTAGATAAATTGGCATAGTATTTATAAGGTCTTATCGTTGTTACTAAAGATAAAGTTATTATGCTCCAGAATTTTTTAAGATTCGAGGTATTATTCATGAATTATTTATAACGTTTTATAATACTAATTAAAATAATGTCAGTTGAAATAAGACTTTAGCCACTGAGTAATTTAAGGTGGCAAAACGCTTTAATTTTAACAATAAATGCCAAATTTCGTATTTTAACGCGCAAAACCGTCTAACTGCCGATTTTATTTTGACACCTTGCACTGTCTTATTCAGCATACCAGCCCATTTGTAAATTTATGTAACTCGTGATCGCGGAGCTTCAATGTATTTCCCAATAAAGCCAATAATATTGTCTTTGACTTTGATTTTACTATTAATGCCACCGTTAGTGTTTTCAGCGACGCTCCAAATCTCAACTAAAATAAATAATGAAATTATCGAGATACCAAAAATTTCAGGTGAAATGGTTATCGATGCTTCACTAAATGAGCCACAATGGCAGTCGGCCAAAAAAGTCTTCATTAATAATGTTACTCGTCCCCACGACAATATTCCTAGCCCAGTGCATACCGAAGCCCTGTTGATGGAAAGTGAAGGCTATTTCTATTTAGCGTTTATCGCCAAAGACCCCGATATTGAGTCGATTAGAGCTTTTTTAAAAGATAGAGATAAATCGTGGGGTGATGATTTAGTGGGTATTAAAATAGATACATACAACGATCAACGCAGCGCCTATCGTTTTTTAGTTAATCCGTTAGGCGTGCAAATAGACGGTATTGAAAGTGAAATAACTCAAAAAGAAAGCGATGCTTGGGATGGTATTTGGGAAAGTGCAGGTAAAATTGTTCCCGATGGTTTTATTGTTGAAATGGCCCTTCCACTCAGAATGTTGAATTTTCAAGAAAGTGCAGGCAAGCAAGTTTGGGGATTAGAACTCCTTAGATATTATCCCCGCGATGAAAATTTACGCTTATCGAATATTCATTTAGACCGTGGTAATAGTTGTGAAATTTGTCAAATTGCAACGGCTTCAGGTTTTGAAGGCGCAAAACAAGGCAGTAATTTTACGGTGACACCTTCTGTCGTATTGGGCGCAACGCAAGATCGTGATGATAATAACGAATGGCAAGATAACCATAATACCGAAGCTAGCTTAGACCTTCGCTGGGGCATAACGCCAGACTGGCTGTTAAATGCAACCATAAACCCTGATTTCTCGACCGTTGAAGCCGATAATGCACAACTCAATATTAATAACACTTTTGCCTTATTTAATCGGGAAAAAAGGCCGTTTTTTCTCGATAATCAAGACTATTTTGATAGCGATTATAATGTAGTTTATACCCGTAATATTAATGCCCCTAATTATGGAGCTAAATTAACTG includes the following:
- a CDS encoding DUF2513 domain-containing protein; translation: MKIDLEFYKSLFSAFLESESAHITYKDLIESGVEVGIEDNLNEKFIFHMQLCIDNDLITNEKQECYNLESLGIGSNKSNRYIIDVSMRLSQKGHDFAATLNNKEVFDKLKSEFKDMPFKTIFDGGQKLLNHFLKKRMDVLLAE
- a CDS encoding TIGR03503 family protein, with translation MVEIDRVEIDRVEISTIKTTKLNSSLYCPRMLFKNLLPKALIALTFSLSAHAQQMPAEIEYYVDDNVTNQIPYFDNRFRIDEQLDEVTLLFYHRSGAQPIILVRPDGSKLNINNYPEDKVQWFDDSTFDMVKIKSPMIGPWQVIGEVQPNSKIMVVSEIRLEVTPLPEIILQGETLKMSGRLFNGEMAIDNPSFKNVLTLDVDFFSTNNSAYDNFGAEPVKLASFRDDGRDLDEHASDSLFTGEFELDFAPGEWEPIYIVRMPMATRELRQKPIVVQKNPISIAVATTEDENGAHIATFTIDDSFVKADSILIQGKITFPDRQVEPFTVTQEQGLKRTYKIAFTEPGVHRIKIGVFGDTINGREFRAILPEFTFNVERSEGTAISKLNGDNNLTAEQKKARSIANAAEEAEKLAQALAKSKAAQEAKIADKQQETLWYIVGGNTLVIVIAALMFIFIRRKK
- the dnaQ gene encoding DNA polymerase III subunit epsilon; amino-acid sequence: MIEENTQDERLIILDTETTGINPREGHRIVEIGCVEMINRQLTGRSYHVYVKPMAHGMQMVMDQEVINIHGLTDDYLRDKPRFEQIGHEFVDFIKGARLVIHNAKFDVGFMDHEFAMMPGMPKTADICSVTDTLKVSKDEFGSPKTLDYLARFYKVDKLIDRTYHGALIDAQLLAFVYIEMTRKQATFNLNQGEGQGSDANAIRRVTNDRPKLKVLAATADELTEHENRLAIVNDKGASPLWLK
- a CDS encoding DUF2919 family protein, which gives rise to MSAKYYANYLPKHFDNFDCLKLAPGIYVILLFVLRAYIIWIMSVTNMRDNVGFVQWVYPQTALFYLNLASGVIGLFIVLILSLRRPKAQTWVRTCWQKCKFLLILALIFDLTIGVLGYFVWQLQSLAWILMHCLVVISAVTYILSSKRFTINIAEFPEALPENNTRKHRKTKGLEID
- a CDS encoding DUF599 domain-containing protein — translated: MPIYLLDVIALSCFFICWAGYTGFARKKAKTTNCVARCLHQHRIHWMYEVIGRDIRVGEAALLANLERNIAFFASSTLLILAGVLTLFAQVDRLESVIGSIPYTEAPNHAMVQLKLSLLALIFVMAFLHFTWSLRQYGFVNVMIGACPFDDSGENENLNKYAEQMAIVQDQAAHAFNYGLRSYYFSIAALCWFFHPVTFILASLFVVYTLYNREFRSKAVKAITLGQQYLDHEFALRHSKSTIAEKINQNVSDK